Proteins encoded by one window of Halobaculum halobium:
- a CDS encoding MATE family efflux transporter produces MDRERLLGVWRRVLSLAWPVMAEQTFRTAMRTTDIIVTAQFSPAAVVAIGLADLYARFPLRIGLGLGGGAIALSSQDTGAAADANRDEAVTQAVLMGLLAGVPFVFIGLFLGEPIIALLGADANTAALGGTYLAIVFATAPARHVALIGARSLQGTGDTRTPMYVNVAANALNIAGSVVLGLGLFGAPRLDIVGVGIATAAANVLTAALLLAAMATSWADASLVRPRDTVIARQLVRVSAPRVLEGFSATIAEFPFNALLLGFGTEVNAGFQIGRRMYQQVTGPLSRGYNVAASVVVGQSLGDGDAAGARYNGYAVTGLGLATVGVIGVLLVALAPAFVAVFTDDPGTVPHAVAFARVYGATAAFLVGFTVLSGALQGASETRVPLVGRLVGTFGFLLGTTYVVGDLLGFGARGAYLAVGLQYVCMAVIVLWGFRYTDWASRAAEMMAERGTEGGETGAETESS; encoded by the coding sequence ATGGATCGCGAGCGACTGCTCGGCGTCTGGCGCCGCGTGCTTTCGCTCGCGTGGCCCGTGATGGCCGAGCAGACGTTCCGCACCGCGATGCGGACGACCGACATCATCGTTACCGCGCAGTTCTCTCCCGCCGCGGTCGTCGCGATCGGGCTCGCGGACCTGTACGCGCGGTTCCCCCTTCGGATCGGGCTGGGCCTCGGCGGGGGCGCGATCGCGCTCTCCAGCCAGGACACCGGTGCGGCCGCCGACGCCAACCGCGACGAGGCCGTCACCCAGGCGGTGCTCATGGGCCTGCTCGCGGGGGTCCCGTTCGTGTTCATCGGACTGTTCCTCGGCGAGCCGATCATCGCGCTCCTTGGCGCCGATGCGAACACCGCCGCGCTGGGCGGGACGTACCTCGCTATCGTGTTCGCGACCGCGCCCGCGCGCCACGTCGCGCTCATCGGCGCGCGCTCGCTGCAGGGTACCGGCGACACCCGAACGCCGATGTACGTGAACGTGGCCGCGAACGCGCTCAACATCGCCGGGTCGGTCGTGCTCGGCCTCGGCCTGTTCGGCGCGCCGCGACTCGACATCGTCGGCGTCGGCATCGCCACCGCCGCCGCGAACGTGCTCACCGCCGCCCTCCTGCTCGCGGCCATGGCGACCTCGTGGGCCGACGCGAGCCTCGTCCGTCCCCGCGATACGGTGATCGCCCGCCAGCTCGTGCGCGTCTCCGCGCCCCGGGTGCTGGAGGGCTTCTCGGCGACGATCGCCGAGTTCCCCTTCAACGCCCTCCTGCTCGGATTCGGCACCGAGGTCAACGCCGGCTTCCAGATCGGTCGCCGAATGTACCAGCAGGTGACCGGGCCGCTCTCGCGCGGCTACAACGTCGCCGCCAGCGTCGTCGTCGGCCAGTCGCTGGGCGACGGCGACGCCGCCGGCGCGCGGTACAACGGCTACGCGGTGACGGGACTCGGACTCGCGACCGTCGGGGTCATCGGCGTCCTCTTGGTCGCGCTCGCGCCCGCGTTCGTCGCGGTGTTCACAGACGACCCCGGAACCGTTCCGCACGCGGTCGCGTTCGCCCGGGTGTACGGCGCGACCGCCGCGTTCCTGGTGGGTTTCACCGTGCTCTCCGGCGCGCTGCAGGGCGCCAGCGAGACGCGAGTGCCGCTCGTCGGACGCCTCGTCGGCACCTTCGGCTTCCTGCTCGGCACGACGTACGTCGTCGGCGACCTGCTCGGCTTCGGGGCGCGGGGCGCATACCTCGCAGTCGGGCTCCAGTACGTCTGTATGGCCGTGATCGTCCTCTGGGGATTCCGGTACACGGACTGGGCGTCGCGGGCCGCCGAGATGATGGCCGAACGCGGTACCGAGGGGGGCGAAACCGGAGCGGAGACCGAGAGCTCGTGA
- a CDS encoding NADP-dependent oxidoreductase, with the protein MSDNRRFHLAQRPEGVPSAATFDLREVERPDPAPGEALVRVLYLSVDPYMRDRMRAGESYAQPWGVDDPLRGGAVCEVVESNGAGFEPGDTVVGELPWAEYATAEGSDLTPVDTGGLPVSTALGVLGMPGRTAYFGTREVAEPKADDWMVVSGAAGAVGSVVGQLGELQGANVVGIAGSDEKCDWLTDDLGFTAAINYKREDVGARLDEVADGVDVYYDNVGGPVTDAVWSRLNVDARVAVCGQIALYNDEELPTGPRKLGKLIEARARVEGLLVRDFAPRFREATEHLASLVAAGDLQYRETVTEGLEHAPEAFLGLFEGENVGKQVVKVAEAEAGK; encoded by the coding sequence ATGTCCGACAACAGGCGGTTCCACCTCGCACAGCGACCCGAGGGCGTCCCGAGCGCAGCCACCTTCGACCTCCGCGAGGTCGAGCGGCCCGATCCCGCGCCCGGCGAGGCGCTCGTGCGCGTGCTGTACCTCTCGGTCGACCCGTACATGCGCGACCGGATGCGCGCCGGCGAGTCGTACGCTCAGCCGTGGGGCGTCGACGACCCGCTCCGCGGCGGCGCCGTCTGTGAGGTCGTCGAGTCCAACGGCGCCGGCTTCGAGCCGGGCGACACCGTCGTCGGCGAACTCCCGTGGGCCGAGTACGCGACCGCCGAAGGGTCCGACCTTACGCCCGTCGACACCGGCGGCCTCCCCGTCTCTACCGCGCTCGGCGTGCTCGGCATGCCCGGCCGCACGGCCTACTTCGGTACCCGCGAGGTCGCCGAGCCGAAGGCCGACGACTGGATGGTCGTCTCCGGGGCCGCCGGCGCAGTCGGCTCGGTCGTCGGTCAGCTCGGCGAGTTGCAGGGCGCGAACGTCGTCGGTATCGCCGGCTCCGACGAGAAGTGCGACTGGCTCACCGATGACCTTGGATTCACCGCGGCGATCAACTACAAGCGGGAGGACGTGGGTGCACGCCTCGACGAAGTCGCCGACGGCGTCGACGTGTACTACGACAACGTCGGCGGCCCGGTCACCGACGCGGTGTGGAGCCGACTGAACGTCGACGCCCGCGTCGCGGTCTGCGGGCAGATCGCGCTGTACAACGACGAGGAGCTGCCGACGGGCCCGCGAAAGCTCGGCAAGCTCATCGAGGCGCGCGCCCGCGTCGAGGGACTGCTCGTGCGCGACTTCGCCCCGCGGTTCCGCGAGGCGACCGAACACCTCGCCTCGCTGGTCGCCGCCGGCGACCTGCAGTACCGCGAGACGGTCACCGAGGGACTGGAGCACGCGCCGGAGGCGTTCCTCGGGCTGTTCGAGGGCGAGAACGTCGGCAAGCAGGTAGTGAAGGTCGCCGAGGCGGAGGCGGGCAAGTAG
- a CDS encoding TIGR01548 family HAD-type hydrolase, with amino-acid sequence MRVDTVVLDVDGVLVDVADSYRRAVVESVERLYGDTLAREDLQAFKNAGGFNNDWELSDAVALYVLARERGLEASVDAFTDEIAANGTGLAGARATVRDALGDDAADGIEARWDPDEIRETFQALYLGTELYRDIEGTEPPFDAPGFIHDEPVILTGATADALVERYPVCVLTGRPAAEADIALDRAGLDVAADRRFTMDDWEEGKPHPRALVTLAERTGADRVAFVGDTLDDVRTAVNADAADDSTAYYGIGVLTGGLTGDDGRAKYADAGASAVVDSVNDLPDLLE; translated from the coding sequence ATGCGAGTCGACACGGTCGTGCTGGACGTGGACGGGGTGCTCGTCGACGTGGCCGATTCCTACCGCCGGGCGGTCGTCGAGAGCGTCGAGCGCTTGTACGGCGACACCCTCGCGCGCGAGGACCTGCAGGCATTCAAAAACGCCGGCGGCTTCAACAACGACTGGGAGCTGAGCGACGCCGTCGCGCTGTACGTCCTCGCGCGCGAGCGCGGGCTCGAGGCGAGCGTCGACGCGTTCACCGACGAGATCGCCGCCAACGGAACCGGACTCGCGGGCGCCCGAGCGACGGTCCGCGACGCCCTCGGCGACGACGCGGCCGACGGGATCGAAGCCCGGTGGGACCCCGACGAGATCCGCGAGACGTTCCAAGCGCTGTACCTCGGAACCGAGCTGTACCGCGACATCGAGGGGACCGAGCCGCCGTTCGACGCGCCGGGGTTCATCCACGACGAGCCGGTCATTCTGACCGGGGCGACCGCCGACGCGCTCGTCGAGCGCTACCCGGTGTGCGTCCTCACCGGTCGTCCCGCCGCGGAGGCCGACATCGCCCTCGACCGCGCCGGACTCGACGTCGCGGCCGACCGGCGCTTCACGATGGACGACTGGGAGGAGGGCAAGCCGCATCCCCGCGCGCTCGTGACGCTGGCCGAGCGCACCGGCGCCGACCGAGTCGCGTTCGTCGGCGACACCCTCGACGACGTGCGAACCGCGGTCAACGCCGACGCCGCGGACGACTCGACGGCGTATTACGGGATCGGCGTCCTCACGGGCGGACTCACCGGCGACGACGGTCGCGCGAAGTACGCCGACGCCGGCGCCAGCGCGGTGGTCGACAGCGTGAACGACCTGCCCGACCTGCTGGAGTGA
- a CDS encoding PaaI family thioesterase: MTVADLLNGMPFADHLGMEVVEAAEGRAVVELPMHEDLSSVPGRQIAHGGVTYALADTAAGAAVISLHHKPTPTVDMRMDYLAPATTDLRAEATVVRDGGSVATAEVRIEDVDGTHVADARGTFKTGGGGDGGAWGVTPGDDSLAE; the protein is encoded by the coding sequence ATGACCGTCGCGGACCTACTCAACGGGATGCCGTTCGCCGACCACCTCGGGATGGAGGTGGTGGAGGCCGCAGAGGGGCGCGCGGTCGTCGAACTCCCGATGCACGAGGACCTCTCCTCGGTCCCGGGCCGTCAGATCGCTCACGGCGGCGTCACGTACGCGTTGGCGGACACGGCTGCGGGCGCGGCGGTCATCTCCTTGCACCACAAGCCGACACCGACTGTCGACATGCGGATGGACTACCTCGCGCCGGCGACGACCGACCTGCGCGCGGAGGCGACCGTCGTCCGCGACGGCGGCAGCGTCGCCACCGCGGAGGTACGGATCGAGGACGTGGACGGGACGCACGTCGCCGACGCGCGCGGGACGTTCAAGACGGGCGGCGGCGGCGACGGCGGCGCGTGGGGCGTCACCCCCGGCGACGACTCGCTGGCGGAGTAG
- a CDS encoding ferritin-like domain-containing protein yields the protein MSQEVIDLLRKAYGDEMETVMNYQTNAIVLDGVRAEEIKESLQTDIQEELTHAEQLGNRLKQLDARPPGSAEFTANQHSLQPPEDSTDVLSVIDGVIDAEEDAIALYRDLIDAAEAANDPVTEDLAVTILSDEEAHRTEFKGYRKEYKRE from the coding sequence ATGTCTCAGGAAGTCATCGACCTGCTGCGCAAGGCGTACGGCGACGAGATGGAGACGGTGATGAACTACCAGACGAACGCCATCGTCCTCGACGGCGTCCGCGCCGAGGAGATCAAAGAGAGCCTCCAGACGGATATCCAGGAGGAACTGACCCACGCCGAACAGCTCGGCAACCGACTGAAGCAACTCGACGCGCGCCCGCCGGGCTCGGCGGAGTTCACCGCGAACCAGCACTCGCTCCAGCCGCCCGAGGACTCCACAGACGTGCTGTCGGTGATCGACGGCGTCATCGACGCCGAGGAGGACGCCATCGCGCTGTACCGCGATCTCATCGACGCGGCGGAGGCGGCAAACGACCCCGTCACCGAGGACCTTGCGGTGACGATCCTCTCGGACGAGGAGGCCCACCGCACGGAGTTCAAAG
- a CDS encoding helix-turn-helix domain-containing protein: MKTLALRLTPDEASTHPMHAFVAEHPEFGPTRLLQWNPRIGETNILLFHIDGPPEPFLPALDGVGTAEVVEPSAESTVDGFYLYVRERLTDRDRGLVEAFADENVVVVPPVVYDTDGSMRFSVVGTGDAVGGAIDRTPEGVDVSVRRVRSGAGAAVDPGAGLTDRQREVVAAAVEAGYYEEPREATVVDVAERLDCAPSTAAEHIRRAESTLVRGAVDDR; the protein is encoded by the coding sequence GTGAAAACGCTCGCCCTCCGACTCACTCCCGACGAGGCGTCGACGCACCCGATGCACGCGTTCGTCGCCGAGCACCCCGAGTTCGGCCCGACTCGACTCCTCCAGTGGAACCCGCGGATCGGCGAGACGAACATCCTGTTGTTCCATATCGACGGTCCGCCCGAACCGTTCCTCCCCGCCCTAGACGGCGTCGGCACGGCGGAAGTCGTCGAGCCCTCGGCTGAGTCCACCGTCGACGGCTTCTACCTGTACGTCCGCGAGCGCCTCACCGACCGCGACCGCGGACTCGTCGAGGCGTTCGCCGACGAGAACGTCGTGGTCGTCCCGCCGGTCGTCTACGACACCGACGGCTCGATGCGATTCTCCGTCGTCGGGACCGGCGACGCGGTCGGCGGGGCGATCGACCGGACGCCCGAGGGCGTAGACGTGTCGGTCCGCCGGGTTCGCAGCGGCGCCGGCGCGGCAGTCGATCCCGGCGCGGGACTCACCGACCGCCAACGGGAGGTGGTCGCCGCCGCCGTCGAGGCCGGCTACTACGAGGAGCCCCGAGAGGCGACGGTGGTGGACGTCGCAGAGCGCCTCGACTGTGCACCGAGCACGGCGGCCGAGCACATCCGCCGGGCGGAATCGACGCTCGTGCGGGGCGCCGTCGACGATCGGTAA
- the npdG gene encoding NADPH-dependent F420 reductase, whose product MRIALLGGTGDIGEGLAVRWGRDTDHELLVGSRDPEKARAAADDYAGTVADAGGDATVKGFDNAMAADRADVVVLAVPPYHVADTVEAVADTLDDDDVVVTPAAGMKREDDGFHYHPPSAGSVTALVRDAVPDAVPVVGAFHNLAAGRLSDLSQELGIDTLVVADDDDAAATVSRLAEEIEGLRALSAGGLSNAAEVESLTPLLINVATNNDDLHDLGVRFD is encoded by the coding sequence ATGCGAATCGCGCTACTCGGCGGCACCGGCGACATCGGCGAGGGGCTCGCCGTGCGCTGGGGCCGCGACACGGACCACGAACTGCTCGTCGGCTCCCGGGACCCCGAGAAGGCCCGCGCCGCCGCGGACGACTACGCCGGGACGGTCGCCGACGCCGGCGGCGACGCGACGGTCAAGGGCTTCGACAACGCGATGGCGGCCGACCGCGCCGACGTGGTCGTGCTCGCGGTCCCGCCGTACCACGTCGCCGACACGGTCGAGGCGGTCGCGGATACCTTGGACGACGACGACGTGGTCGTCACCCCCGCCGCGGGGATGAAGCGCGAGGACGACGGCTTCCACTACCACCCGCCGAGCGCCGGAAGCGTGACCGCGCTCGTCCGGGATGCGGTCCCCGACGCAGTTCCGGTCGTCGGCGCGTTCCATAATCTCGCGGCCGGGCGCCTCTCGGACCTCTCGCAGGAGTTGGGAATCGACACGCTCGTCGTCGCGGACGACGACGACGCGGCGGCGACGGTGTCGCGGCTGGCCGAGGAGATCGAGGGGCTGCGCGCGCTGTCGGCGGGCGGGCTCTCGAACGCCGCCGAGGTGGAGTCGCTCACGCCGCTGCTCATCAACGTCGCGACGAACAACGACGACCTGCACGATCTGGGCGTCCGGTTCGACTGA
- the citZ gene encoding citrate synthase yields the protein MSDELKRGLEGVLVAESDLSFIDGDEGKLVYRGYAIEDLAQHASYEETLFLLWNGDLPTASELSAFEDAMSAERGLDDDTLETVTRLAEADEEPMAAMRTAASALSAADPDTDADPTDPEANVRKARRITAKLPTALAAFARVRDGDEPVEPREDLDHAENFLYMLNGEVPDEVTADVFDQALVLHADHGLNASTFSATVTASTLADMHSAITAAVGTLSGSLHGGANANVMRMLQEIDEADQEPVEWVTQALEEGRRVAGFGHRVYNVKDPRAKILGDRSEALGEAAGDRKWYEMSVAIEEYMAEEKGLAPNVDFYSATTYYQMGIPIDIYTPIFAVSRVGGWAAHVMEQYEDNRLIRPRARYVGEKDAEWTPLDER from the coding sequence ATGTCCGACGAACTCAAGCGGGGACTGGAGGGCGTCCTCGTCGCCGAGTCCGACCTCAGCTTCATCGACGGTGACGAGGGCAAACTCGTCTACCGCGGCTACGCCATCGAGGACCTCGCTCAGCACGCCTCCTACGAGGAGACGCTGTTCCTCCTGTGGAACGGGGACCTGCCGACGGCGTCGGAGCTGTCGGCGTTCGAAGACGCGATGAGCGCCGAGCGCGGGCTCGACGACGACACGCTTGAGACGGTCACGCGCCTCGCGGAGGCCGACGAGGAACCGATGGCGGCGATGCGCACCGCGGCCTCGGCGCTGTCGGCCGCCGACCCCGACACCGACGCCGACCCGACGGACCCCGAGGCGAACGTCCGGAAGGCCCGCCGCATCACGGCGAAGCTGCCGACGGCGCTGGCGGCGTTCGCGCGCGTCCGCGACGGGGATGAGCCGGTCGAGCCGCGCGAGGATCTCGACCACGCCGAGAACTTCCTGTACATGCTCAACGGCGAGGTGCCCGACGAGGTCACCGCCGACGTGTTCGACCAGGCGCTCGTGCTTCACGCCGACCACGGCCTCAACGCGTCCACCTTCTCGGCGACGGTGACGGCCTCCACGCTCGCGGACATGCACTCGGCGATCACCGCCGCCGTCGGCACGCTCTCCGGGAGCCTCCACGGCGGGGCCAACGCGAACGTGATGCGGATGCTCCAGGAGATCGACGAGGCGGACCAGGAGCCCGTCGAGTGGGTGACGCAGGCACTGGAAGAGGGCCGTCGCGTCGCCGGCTTCGGCCACCGCGTGTACAACGTGAAGGACCCGCGCGCGAAGATCCTCGGCGACCGCTCGGAGGCGCTGGGCGAGGCCGCCGGCGACCGCAAGTGGTACGAGATGAGCGTCGCCATCGAGGAGTACATGGCCGAGGAGAAGGGTCTCGCGCCCAACGTCGACTTCTACTCGGCGACGACGTACTACCAGATGGGCATCCCGATCGACATCTACACGCCCATCTTCGCGGTCTCGCGGGTCGGCGGGTGGGCCGCCCACGTGATGGAGCAGTACGAGGATAACCGCCTGATCCGGCCGCGCGCCCGCTACGTCGGCGAGAAAGACGCCGAGTGGACGCCCCTCGACGAGCGATAG
- a CDS encoding UPF0146 family protein yields the protein MSVLMTGANISYPPVFDDRRAAVARKLAKFGRLCEVGIGERHGVAAALASDGCAVTGTDVVDRDPPDCIEFVRDDVVAAAERAAGDGGPGPHYRVDCVYALNCPPELHRPLVRVAAGVDAACAFTTLGGDPPAVDVTPLALSDGDTLYVARDPEGVLID from the coding sequence ATGAGCGTGCTTATGACGGGTGCGAACATAAGTTACCCGCCCGTGTTCGACGATCGTCGCGCCGCAGTCGCCCGGAAACTCGCGAAGTTCGGACGGCTCTGTGAGGTCGGAATCGGCGAGCGCCACGGGGTGGCGGCCGCCCTCGCGAGCGACGGGTGCGCCGTAACTGGAACGGACGTCGTGGACCGCGATCCGCCGGACTGCATCGAATTCGTCCGCGACGACGTCGTCGCCGCCGCCGAGCGCGCCGCCGGAGACGGCGGTCCCGGCCCCCACTACCGCGTCGACTGCGTGTACGCGCTCAACTGCCCGCCCGAGTTGCATCGGCCGCTCGTCCGCGTCGCCGCCGGGGTCGACGCCGCCTGCGCGTTCACCACGCTCGGCGGCGACCCGCCCGCCGTCGACGTGACGCCGCTGGCGCTGTCCGACGGCGACACGCTGTACGTCGCTCGCGATCCCGAGGGCGTGCTGATCGACTGA
- a CDS encoding archaemetzincin family Zn-dependent metalloprotease, which yields MLVDIVPIGDVSAQVKREASAGLRSVYDCDVTVHDEQSIPEGAYDRSRNQYRAEQFIELVSRTGSGEKNIGITPQDLYYRRRNYVFGLAYLNGNGSVVSTYRLQTSSDGGVSSKPSSEVFSDRVRKEIVHEIGHTLGLEHCDNSKCVMSFSPTVREVDVKEEHLCGTCAREYL from the coding sequence ATGCTTGTCGACATCGTGCCCATCGGGGACGTCTCCGCGCAGGTGAAGCGCGAGGCGTCGGCGGGTCTCCGCTCGGTGTACGACTGCGACGTGACGGTTCACGACGAGCAGTCGATCCCCGAGGGCGCGTACGATCGCAGCCGCAACCAGTACCGCGCCGAGCAGTTCATCGAGCTCGTCTCGCGGACAGGCAGCGGCGAGAAGAACATCGGTATCACCCCGCAGGACCTGTACTACCGCCGGCGTAACTACGTGTTCGGGCTCGCCTACCTCAACGGCAACGGCTCGGTCGTCTCCACCTACCGCCTCCAGACGTCCTCAGACGGCGGCGTCAGCTCCAAGCCCTCCTCGGAGGTGTTCTCGGACCGCGTCCGAAAAGAGATCGTCCACGAGATCGGTCACACGCTCGGGCTGGAGCACTGCGACAACAGCAAGTGCGTCATGTCCTTCTCCCCGACGGTGCGCGAGGTCGACGTGAAAGAAGAGCACCTCTGTGGCACCTGCGCCCGCGAGTACCTGTAG
- a CDS encoding DUF7534 family protein gives MSDAGAADGGGERPDRRTKTTRVVQFLTFVAMLDLLALALATQFVPPDRVTLAITVGPMLVVSPVLAYWFVYQRGAGAER, from the coding sequence ATGAGCGACGCGGGAGCCGCGGACGGGGGAGGCGAACGCCCGGACCGTCGAACCAAGACCACGCGAGTCGTCCAGTTCCTCACGTTCGTCGCGATGCTCGACCTGCTCGCGCTCGCGCTGGCGACGCAGTTCGTCCCCCCGGACCGGGTGACGCTGGCGATCACGGTCGGGCCGATGCTCGTCGTGTCGCCGGTGCTGGCGTACTGGTTCGTGTACCAGCGCGGCGCCGGAGCCGAGCGATAG
- the ubaA gene encoding SAMP-activating enzyme E1 produces MTGLALDSTQLDRYSRHIILDEVGPEGQQALLEGSALVVGAGGLGSPVIQYLAAAGVGRIGVVDDDEVERSNLQRQIIHADADVGRPKADSAAEYVRRLNPDVDVEPRETRLDPDNAADLIAEYDVVVDASDNFSTRYLVNDVARLTDTPVAHGSIYKFEGQVTTLVPGGPCYRCLFPEAPEPGEIPDCASTGVLGVLPGTVGCIQATEAVKLLLDAGEVLDGRLLFYDAMDTTFETVPYRRNPDCPVCGDDAIDSIEGIDYDHGCSVTAD; encoded by the coding sequence ATGACCGGACTCGCGCTCGACTCGACCCAACTCGACCGCTACTCGCGCCACATCATCCTCGACGAGGTCGGCCCCGAGGGCCAGCAGGCGCTGCTGGAGGGCTCCGCCCTGGTCGTCGGTGCCGGCGGGCTCGGCTCACCGGTCATCCAGTACCTCGCGGCCGCCGGGGTCGGCCGAATCGGAGTCGTCGACGACGACGAGGTGGAGCGGTCGAACCTCCAGCGGCAGATCATCCACGCCGACGCGGACGTGGGCAGGCCGAAAGCCGACTCCGCCGCCGAGTACGTCCGCCGACTCAACCCCGACGTGGACGTGGAGCCCCGCGAGACGCGCCTCGACCCCGACAACGCGGCGGACCTGATCGCCGAGTACGACGTCGTCGTCGACGCGTCAGACAACTTCAGTACGCGCTATCTCGTCAACGACGTGGCGCGCCTGACCGACACCCCGGTCGCCCACGGCTCAATCTACAAGTTCGAGGGGCAGGTGACGACCCTGGTGCCGGGGGGTCCGTGCTACCGCTGTCTGTTCCCCGAGGCGCCCGAGCCCGGGGAGATCCCCGACTGCGCGAGCACGGGCGTGCTGGGCGTCCTCCCCGGAACCGTGGGCTGCATCCAGGCGACGGAGGCCGTGAAGCTCCTGCTCGATGCGGGCGAGGTGCTGGACGGCCGGCTCCTGTTTTACGACGCCATGGACACGACGTTCGAGACGGTGCCGTACCGACGCAACCCGGACTGCCCGGTGTGCGGCGACGACGCGATCGACTCCATCGAGGGAATCGACTACGACCACGGCTGCAGCGTTACCGCCGACTGA
- a CDS encoding NADH-quinone oxidoreductase subunit D has protein sequence MSTQTTADRLDGDDATTAPDELAELLGDHVIGREEHLNAPGYVIRPDAVQDVLSTLKTEAGYDHLSCVTAQEYEDRYESIYHLKKFDDPTQEVSVVVPADRENPVSESAEPVFRTADWHEREAYDLIGIDYDDHPDLRRILLPETWQGHPLAKDYDRTRPQIVRFDENANPLDADTRSEQDTDTMMLNIGPHHPATHGVMHLEATLDGEQVVDVEPDIGYIHRCEEQMCQNGTYRHQIMPYPDRWDWGGGGLLNEWAYARVAETLADIEVPEYAQVVRTMAAELSRILSHLLAVGAYALDVAGDFTATFMYAITERETVQNILEDLTGQRLMFNYFRLGGVAWDLPEPREEFFEKTRDFLDDLPRRLAEFHDLLTGNEIIQIRTIDTGVLPPKVAKNYGCTGPVLRGSGVDYDLRRDDPYGYYEELDWSVVTEDAGDNFARLQVRLREMEESAKIIEQCIDLLEGWPEPDRSVQANVPRTIKPDDDTEVYTAVEAAKGELGIYVRADGTDEPARFKIRGPSFSNLQALPEMAEGEHVPDLIASLGSLDTIMGEVDR, from the coding sequence ATGAGCACACAGACGACCGCGGACCGACTCGACGGCGACGACGCGACGACGGCCCCCGACGAGCTGGCGGAGCTGCTGGGCGATCACGTCATCGGTCGCGAGGAGCACCTAAACGCGCCGGGGTACGTGATCCGACCGGATGCGGTCCAGGACGTACTCTCGACGCTGAAAACCGAGGCGGGCTACGACCACCTCTCGTGTGTCACCGCCCAGGAGTACGAGGACCGCTACGAGTCCATCTACCACCTGAAAAAGTTCGACGACCCGACCCAGGAGGTCAGCGTCGTCGTCCCTGCCGACCGTGAGAATCCGGTCAGCGAGTCGGCCGAGCCCGTCTTCCGAACGGCCGACTGGCACGAGCGCGAGGCGTACGACCTGATCGGCATCGACTACGACGACCACCCCGACCTCCGCCGCATCCTCCTCCCCGAAACCTGGCAGGGACACCCGCTCGCGAAGGACTACGATCGGACTCGCCCCCAGATCGTCAGATTCGACGAGAACGCCAACCCCCTAGACGCGGACACCCGCTCCGAGCAGGACACGGATACCATGATGCTCAACATCGGGCCGCACCACCCCGCGACCCACGGGGTAATGCACCTGGAGGCGACGCTGGACGGGGAACAAGTCGTCGACGTGGAGCCGGACATCGGCTACATCCACCGCTGTGAGGAACAGATGTGCCAGAACGGCACCTACCGCCACCAGATCATGCCGTACCCCGACCGCTGGGACTGGGGCGGCGGCGGCCTGCTCAACGAGTGGGCCTACGCGCGGGTCGCCGAAACGCTCGCGGACATCGAGGTGCCCGAGTACGCGCAGGTCGTCCGGACGATGGCCGCCGAGCTGTCGCGGATCCTCTCGCACCTGCTCGCGGTGGGTGCGTACGCGCTCGACGTGGCCGGCGACTTCACAGCGACGTTCATGTACGCCATCACCGAGCGCGAGACGGTGCAGAACATCTTAGAGGATCTGACGGGCCAGCGACTCATGTTCAACTACTTCCGACTCGGCGGGGTCGCGTGGGATCTGCCCGAACCCCGCGAGGAGTTCTTCGAGAAGACCCGCGACTTCCTCGACGATCTGCCCCGACGCCTCGCGGAGTTTCACGACCTGCTCACTGGCAACGAGATCATCCAGATCCGGACGATCGACACGGGCGTGCTGCCGCCGAAGGTCGCCAAGAACTACGGCTGCACGGGGCCGGTCCTCCGCGGGTCCGGCGTCGACTACGACCTCCGCCGCGACGACCCGTACGGCTACTACGAGGAGTTGGATTGGAGCGTCGTCACCGAGGACGCCGGCGACAACTTCGCTCGACTGCAGGTCAGGCTTCGGGAGATGGAGGAGTCGGCAAAGATCATCGAGCAGTGTATCGACCTCCTCGAAGGGTGGCCTGAACCCGATCGCTCGGTGCAGGCGAACGTCCCCAGAACGATCAAGCCCGACGACGACACCGAAGTGTACACCGCCGTCGAAGCGGCGAAGGGCGAGCTCGGCATCTACGTCCGCGCCGACGGGACAGACGAGCCGGCCCGCTTCAAGATCCGCGGGCCGTCGTTCTCGAACCTCCAGGCGCTGCCGGAGATGGCCGAGGGCGAACACGTCCCCGACCTCATCGCGAGCCTCGGAAGCTTGGACACGATCATGGGCGAGGTCGACCGCTGA